A genome region from Pirellulales bacterium includes the following:
- a CDS encoding sigma-70 family RNA polymerase sigma factor gives MPDEVVPDEVLRAECELSSSWSIGPLRPWLKMVAERELPASLRGRVEASDIVQQTLLDAWRGLHGFRGTTQAERLAWLRAILRRVVLQQGRSRFGTQKRGCGGERLQSELDLTDSRIESLAGGGQPTPAEQAATNEASLLLAKAIENLSPGDQQLIRLRHFEQLSHEQIAEQLGCAPATVRMRWVRALRKLREQFVDESGRTPSGGSK, from the coding sequence ATGCCTGACGAAGTCGTGCCGGATGAGGTGCTCCGCGCGGAATGCGAGCTTTCGTCCAGTTGGTCGATCGGCCCGCTGCGGCCGTGGCTGAAGATGGTCGCGGAGCGTGAGCTACCCGCCAGCTTGCGTGGGCGGGTCGAGGCGTCGGACATCGTTCAGCAAACCCTGCTCGATGCCTGGCGAGGTTTGCACGGCTTTCGCGGCACGACGCAGGCCGAACGTCTGGCATGGCTGAGAGCGATCCTGCGGCGGGTTGTCTTGCAACAGGGCCGTTCGCGCTTTGGCACACAAAAGCGTGGTTGCGGCGGTGAGCGTCTGCAAAGCGAGCTGGACCTGACCGATTCGCGAATTGAATCGTTGGCCGGCGGTGGTCAGCCGACCCCGGCCGAACAAGCGGCCACCAACGAAGCGTCACTGCTATTGGCCAAGGCCATCGAAAACCTGTCGCCCGGCGACCAGCAACTCATTCGTTTGCGGCATTTCGAGCAACTCAGCCACGAACAGATCGCCGAGCAACTCGGTTGCGCGCCCGCCACGGTACGCATGCGCTGGGTCCGCGCGCTGCGCAAACTGCGCGAACAGTTCGTCGATGAAAGCGGACGTACTCCTTCAGGCGGGTCAAAATGA
- a CDS encoding protein kinase, with protein MESPELAGRGEDVDLDLRIAEILEKWEARRNGGETPDLLELAEGDAALAEKLREYTEVMQAIDATGFASLSERPVEAVLVEADLPAVSDFAVLKELGRGGMGVVYEAHQISLDRVVALKLLPLGTVDRSAGQRFLREAATAASLQHPNIVPIYATGQAPGTLWYAMQRIDGESLAQLIARHPSGIGWQRVVEIGIIAAEALAYAHWQGIVHRDIKPANLLQDAQGHVWLTDFGLARRDVDATLSLSQALMGTPRYMSPEQIAGASETVDHRTDLYGLGVTLYELATGQSVVRGTSPLEVLEKIRQEEPVAPRAINPKLPRALEVVLLKCLEKSPRDRYATAADLLSDLKALRDGRPIAARGLPTWTVWSRRFSRHASRVRLAALAATVAIAVVSVASLAYQQYTARRRAQLQMTSAGGPFVAAIRRAPSNQSSAEEVVSVALPMQQPLPLEAGEYEIAIAAQGRFGERARLPLNPGDVASPRYVDRRPAPPALDVDRMWISEIHSDGEPRTTFLFTLDNRQLSVYADGGRECFRLELMQPAENNLRGEVGGGKVVPALRGGGVVAEGDRQLRHGVSELRLDEITTTAELFRNVDFSYRIDAGFTGMRHARRPYLAKPQRFMPVAADLNGDGEADFVLAARLEPIVAALDHRGNLLWVSRAEAALPPDAPPPWIGNDQKPVELPSILQMALTHDHTGDGVRDVLVVSMAVRPPQSVYPQITLLSGRDGERAWTTPLPPISAANGSRWPLSGVLEYQSREVDEYRYIRPLLPSSGPNMVRNVITQDRRIQWIALPFGRLPVTPSIELFDDGDEQAIVLTAAKEVRRLDVATGRLRGPMALCAAAAELVTSPRTLRMGANQSPGVLVQSCVPTIGAFGAFAGEQLAVFRSESQTPLWSRSLELKTDVASVGREKSDFPFVVDLDHDGIDDMLVAVGDGGLQASKEIRRLDAATGDDGWEAPLRARCAESLPERICLVGDVDADGVDDVAIASLYGETQRDRAQSIRSQRAEVSVYIDVVSGRSGQRLKVLHSIIAEVDKFTRLMEIDSLRAVPDGAVEASIVWGEPPERRLDGTTVRFSLERDELPLAAHGLTALARLSPSGAGYYLQRPGPNEIGRESAAWIDVESNQLLVFGYQWVLESWHNARGEPRVLLTDRDMSRIAAVDVPSGRLLWRQAIAGGSTLPLARHLRLSDQDWLLVQTSDQIRMRSRWTCLDAETGRVGATLANQSLGGFHDADACEGGSQEVFVLSGAPGRVPFTTSFPGFSLRKIALGTAKTVWEKSLLGGLSPRMHAEHPVKLLVADVDGDGISDCIVPDGGAGGDTVRLVAISGRDGRELWSCPTELKISEWPRNTALPLMELAPCHDDHSCLLLVDRRGANQLVVRLLQLATGQELDARTYPTQLRNLVYTASEPGMLSLQVHPAGEAAPIVSLVVPQIDAAFNLAIKCSRLELRDERLHERVSTTYKSENQALQVYTSAADTGGSLARIVLTGGSLTCYRGNPDAVAWRKTRPPAAGRQSLIATADPKYMIWRSDASDTLLDVSTGRTVYGVPRVELNDRPEFVAEGPTLLIEGATPHLVQQQRDGVRFVSPGSTATGEVSPSATATPAPLSASAAHDPRHWRAPVFSPLNNSDRTLTNLVANMTRAGVQSLFAFVLPLAGVHWLIRKRRFSLAQLSLAPLAALACVMTWRTMLAGNESGGDSAQEPWFVVLFTGTMVVIAAAFVVRCVVERRVWPLFLALALAAGVTAALQWIPALLAADDVRYRLGWDDFLAGMFMALIVMLPQLYLTWRLVQFLAKRIRPRGTHA; from the coding sequence ATGGAATCGCCGGAACTTGCGGGTCGCGGTGAAGACGTGGACCTTGACCTGCGTATCGCGGAAATCCTCGAGAAATGGGAGGCCCGGCGGAATGGCGGCGAAACGCCTGATTTACTGGAGTTGGCCGAAGGTGACGCCGCCTTGGCCGAAAAACTGCGCGAATACACGGAGGTCATGCAGGCGATCGATGCCACGGGCTTCGCATCCCTGTCCGAGCGACCGGTCGAAGCCGTTCTCGTAGAAGCCGATCTGCCGGCCGTATCCGATTTCGCCGTGCTAAAGGAGCTCGGCCGGGGCGGCATGGGCGTCGTCTACGAGGCCCATCAGATTTCGCTCGACCGCGTCGTCGCCCTGAAACTGCTTCCCCTGGGAACGGTCGATCGATCGGCGGGCCAACGCTTTCTGCGCGAAGCGGCCACCGCGGCAAGCCTGCAACATCCAAACATCGTGCCGATCTATGCGACCGGCCAGGCCCCCGGAACGCTGTGGTACGCCATGCAGCGGATCGACGGAGAGTCGCTGGCGCAGTTGATCGCCAGGCACCCCTCGGGAATCGGCTGGCAACGAGTCGTCGAAATCGGCATCATCGCCGCGGAAGCTTTGGCATATGCCCACTGGCAGGGAATCGTGCATCGCGACATCAAGCCGGCCAACCTGCTCCAAGATGCCCAGGGCCACGTTTGGCTGACGGATTTTGGCTTGGCCCGGCGCGACGTCGACGCCACACTCTCGCTCTCGCAGGCGCTGATGGGCACGCCGCGTTACATGAGTCCCGAGCAAATCGCCGGCGCCAGCGAGACGGTAGACCATCGCACCGACCTGTATGGGCTGGGCGTCACGCTCTATGAACTGGCGACCGGGCAAAGCGTCGTCCGCGGCACGTCGCCTTTGGAGGTGCTGGAGAAGATCCGGCAGGAGGAGCCCGTCGCGCCGCGCGCCATCAATCCGAAATTGCCGCGCGCCCTGGAAGTGGTGCTGCTCAAGTGTCTCGAAAAGTCGCCTCGCGACCGTTATGCCACGGCGGCCGACTTGTTAAGCGATCTCAAAGCGCTCCGCGACGGGCGGCCCATCGCGGCCCGCGGTCTGCCGACATGGACCGTCTGGAGCCGGCGTTTTTCGCGCCACGCCAGCCGCGTGCGCCTGGCTGCCTTGGCCGCCACCGTGGCCATCGCCGTCGTCAGCGTCGCGAGCCTGGCGTATCAGCAGTACACGGCCCGCCGCCGCGCCCAACTGCAGATGACTTCCGCCGGCGGACCCTTCGTGGCCGCCATCCGCCGAGCACCGTCGAATCAATCGTCAGCCGAGGAAGTCGTCTCCGTCGCCTTGCCGATGCAGCAACCGCTGCCCTTGGAGGCCGGCGAATACGAGATCGCCATCGCGGCGCAAGGGCGGTTCGGCGAACGCGCGCGCCTGCCGTTGAATCCCGGCGACGTCGCCAGTCCGCGCTACGTCGATCGTCGGCCGGCTCCGCCCGCCCTCGACGTCGACCGGATGTGGATCAGCGAGATCCATTCCGACGGCGAGCCACGGACCACGTTTCTTTTTACGTTGGACAACCGCCAGCTCTCGGTCTATGCCGACGGCGGACGTGAGTGCTTTCGCTTGGAACTGATGCAGCCCGCAGAAAACAACCTACGGGGTGAAGTCGGCGGCGGCAAAGTCGTCCCGGCACTCCGTGGCGGGGGAGTGGTCGCCGAAGGCGACCGGCAACTCCGCCACGGAGTGTCGGAGCTACGGCTGGACGAGATCACGACGACCGCGGAACTTTTTCGGAACGTCGATTTCAGCTATCGCATTGATGCGGGCTTCACCGGCATGCGCCACGCGCGCCGGCCCTACCTGGCCAAGCCGCAGCGTTTCATGCCCGTCGCCGCCGATCTCAATGGCGACGGCGAAGCGGACTTCGTGTTGGCCGCCCGGCTGGAACCGATCGTGGCCGCGCTCGATCATCGCGGCAACCTGTTGTGGGTCAGCCGCGCCGAAGCCGCTCTTCCGCCCGACGCTCCCCCGCCTTGGATCGGCAACGATCAGAAACCCGTCGAGCTCCCCTCGATCCTGCAAATGGCGTTGACGCACGATCACACGGGCGACGGAGTTCGCGACGTGCTTGTGGTATCGATGGCCGTCCGGCCGCCACAATCCGTCTATCCGCAGATCACCTTGCTGAGCGGACGTGACGGCGAGCGCGCTTGGACGACGCCGCTGCCACCCATCAGCGCGGCCAACGGTTCGCGTTGGCCGTTGTCCGGCGTGCTCGAATACCAATCGCGGGAGGTCGACGAATATCGGTACATACGACCGCTGCTGCCGTCTAGCGGCCCCAACATGGTACGCAACGTGATCACCCAAGATCGGCGCATCCAGTGGATCGCCCTGCCGTTTGGGCGCTTGCCCGTAACGCCGTCGATCGAGCTGTTCGACGATGGCGACGAGCAAGCCATCGTGCTCACCGCGGCGAAGGAGGTGCGCCGGTTGGACGTCGCCACGGGACGGCTGCGGGGTCCGATGGCGCTTTGCGCGGCGGCAGCCGAACTGGTGACCTCGCCGCGCACGCTCCGGATGGGAGCAAACCAATCGCCTGGCGTCTTGGTTCAATCCTGTGTGCCTACTATCGGGGCCTTCGGGGCCTTTGCGGGCGAGCAGCTTGCCGTTTTCAGATCTGAGAGCCAAACGCCGCTGTGGAGCAGGTCGCTGGAATTAAAAACCGACGTCGCCAGCGTGGGGCGTGAGAAAAGCGACTTCCCTTTCGTCGTCGATCTCGACCATGATGGAATCGACGACATGCTGGTGGCCGTGGGCGATGGCGGCCTTCAGGCCAGCAAGGAGATTCGGCGCCTCGACGCAGCGACGGGCGACGACGGATGGGAGGCTCCCCTGCGGGCCCGTTGTGCCGAATCGTTGCCGGAGCGAATCTGCCTCGTCGGCGACGTCGATGCCGACGGTGTCGACGACGTGGCGATTGCTTCGCTGTACGGCGAAACGCAACGCGATCGCGCGCAGTCCATTCGCAGCCAGCGCGCCGAGGTCAGTGTGTACATCGACGTGGTCAGCGGTCGCAGCGGCCAGCGCCTGAAGGTTCTTCACTCCATCATCGCCGAGGTCGACAAGTTCACTCGGCTGATGGAAATTGACTCGCTGCGCGCCGTGCCCGATGGCGCCGTGGAAGCGTCGATCGTCTGGGGCGAGCCGCCCGAGCGGCGGTTGGACGGCACGACCGTGCGGTTCTCTCTCGAGCGGGACGAGTTGCCGCTGGCGGCGCACGGACTCACCGCGCTTGCGCGTTTATCGCCGTCGGGCGCCGGCTACTATCTGCAGCGGCCCGGGCCCAACGAGATTGGCCGCGAGTCCGCCGCCTGGATCGACGTCGAAAGCAATCAGCTCCTCGTTTTTGGCTACCAATGGGTGTTGGAGAGTTGGCACAACGCTCGAGGCGAACCGCGGGTGTTGCTCACAGATCGCGACATGAGTCGGATCGCCGCCGTGGATGTTCCCAGCGGACGTTTGCTCTGGCGGCAAGCGATCGCCGGCGGCAGCACTTTACCTTTGGCGCGGCACCTGCGGCTCTCGGACCAGGATTGGCTCTTGGTGCAGACCTCAGACCAGATCCGTATGCGAAGTCGCTGGACCTGCCTTGATGCGGAGACAGGCCGCGTGGGCGCGACGCTTGCGAACCAATCGTTGGGCGGGTTTCATGATGCCGACGCGTGTGAAGGCGGTTCTCAAGAAGTCTTCGTGCTGTCTGGCGCCCCAGGACGTGTTCCATTCACCACCAGCTTCCCCGGCTTCAGCCTGCGGAAGATCGCTCTGGGAACGGCCAAAACCGTTTGGGAAAAGAGCCTCTTAGGCGGCCTGTCGCCGCGCATGCACGCGGAGCATCCGGTGAAGCTACTCGTGGCCGATGTCGATGGCGACGGCATCTCCGACTGTATCGTGCCCGACGGCGGCGCCGGTGGCGATACGGTCCGATTGGTGGCCATATCGGGCCGCGATGGCCGAGAGTTGTGGTCATGCCCCACCGAACTAAAGATTTCCGAATGGCCCAGGAACACCGCTTTGCCCCTGATGGAGTTGGCGCCGTGCCACGATGACCATTCCTGCCTCCTACTGGTCGACAGACGCGGCGCGAACCAATTGGTTGTCCGCCTCCTGCAACTCGCCACCGGGCAAGAGCTCGATGCGAGGACGTATCCGACTCAGTTGCGGAACCTGGTCTATACGGCCAGCGAGCCGGGAATGCTCTCGCTGCAAGTGCATCCCGCCGGCGAAGCGGCGCCGATCGTCTCGCTGGTTGTTCCTCAAATTGATGCGGCGTTCAACCTCGCGATCAAATGTTCGCGGCTCGAGCTTCGCGATGAGCGGCTCCACGAGAGGGTATCAACCACGTACAAATCGGAAAACCAGGCCCTGCAGGTCTATACGTCCGCAGCGGACACGGGCGGGAGCTTGGCAAGAATCGTTCTCACGGGCGGTTCGCTGACCTGCTATCGCGGCAATCCGGACGCGGTCGCGTGGCGGAAAACGCGGCCGCCGGCCGCGGGACGCCAATCGCTGATTGCCACGGCTGATCCGAAGTACATGATCTGGAGGTCAGACGCATCGGACACACTGCTCGATGTTTCCACGGGCCGGACTGTTTACGGCGTTCCGCGAGTCGAACTCAACGACCGCCCCGAGTTCGTGGCCGAAGGCCCGACGCTGTTGATCGAGGGCGCCACGCCGCATCTCGTCCAGCAGCAGCGCGACGGGGTGCGGTTCGTTTCGCCCGGCAGCACAGCGACGGGCGAAGTATCGCCGTCGGCCACAGCCACGCCGGCACCGCTTTCGGCGTCGGCCGCACACGATCCGCGCCACTGGAGAGCCCCAGTTTTCTCGCCCCTGAATAATTCCGATCGGACGTTGACGAACCTCGTCGCAAACATGACGCGAGCGGGAGTGCAGAGCCTGTTTGCCTTTGTCCTCCCGCTGGCGGGCGTCCATTGGCTGATTCGAAAGCGCCGCTTCTCGCTGGCCCAATTGTCGCTGGCGCCCTTGGCCGCGCTGGCCTGCGTGATGACCTGGCGGACGATGCTGGCGGGCAACGAGTCGGGCGGCGATTCGGCCCAGGAGCCATGGTTCGTCGTTTTGTTTACAGGCACGATGGTCGTCATCGCGGCGGCCTTCGTGGTGCGGTGCGTCGTCGAGCGACGCGTTTGGCCGCTCTTCTTGGCGCTGGCCCTGGCGGCGGGCGTCACGGCGGCGTTGCAATGGATTCCGGCGCTGCTGGCGGCCGACGACGTTCGCTACCGGTTAGGCTGGGACGATTTTCTCGCCGGCATGTTCATGGCGCTGATCGTAATGCTTCCACAATTATACCTAACTTGGAGGCTTGTACAATTTCTCGCCAAACGTATTCGACCGCGAGGAACCCATGCCTGA
- a CDS encoding PLP-dependent aspartate aminotransferase family protein has product MHFRTRAIHAGQEADRQTGAVVPPIHVASTFVQPAAGASVEFDYSRSGNPTRKAFETTLAALEGGCGGLAFASGMAATHCVMMLLESGDHVVAGADIYGGTYRLLNKVIVRGGVSVSLVPTSDLDAVSKAITPRTRLVWIESPGNPLMSVTDIAACAQLAHERGVLLAVDNTLSSPAITRPLELGADIVMHSATKYIGGHSDVLGGALVVKDRHLYDRLYFIQNATGGVLGPFDSFLCSRGLKTLELRVREQSRSALAVAEFLRSRPKVKRVLYPGLADHPGHTIAQRQMDDGFGAVLSFEVTGGFAMAKKVVESTKLFQLAVSLGAVESLIEQPAAMSHASYDRQQRLAEGIGDDLIRLSVGLEAFEDLRDDLDQALRES; this is encoded by the coding sequence ATGCACTTTCGCACTCGTGCCATCCATGCCGGCCAAGAAGCCGACCGCCAAACGGGAGCGGTCGTGCCGCCCATCCATGTGGCCAGCACCTTCGTGCAGCCGGCCGCCGGAGCCTCGGTCGAGTTCGACTATTCGCGCAGCGGCAATCCGACGCGGAAGGCGTTCGAAACCACGTTGGCGGCGCTGGAGGGCGGCTGCGGCGGATTGGCATTCGCGTCGGGCATGGCCGCCACGCATTGCGTCATGATGTTGCTGGAGAGTGGCGATCATGTCGTGGCCGGCGCCGACATCTACGGCGGCACCTACCGGTTGCTCAATAAAGTGATCGTTCGCGGCGGCGTCTCGGTCTCCCTCGTTCCCACCTCCGATCTCGACGCGGTGAGCAAGGCAATCACCCCTCGCACGCGGCTCGTGTGGATCGAGAGCCCCGGCAATCCGCTGATGTCGGTCACCGATATCGCCGCCTGCGCGCAACTGGCCCACGAGCGCGGCGTGCTGTTGGCCGTCGACAACACGCTCTCGTCGCCGGCCATCACGCGCCCGCTGGAGTTGGGCGCCGACATCGTCATGCACTCGGCCACCAAGTACATCGGCGGCCACAGCGACGTGCTCGGCGGCGCGCTGGTGGTCAAGGACCGCCATCTCTACGACCGGCTGTATTTCATTCAAAACGCGACGGGCGGCGTGCTCGGCCCGTTCGATTCGTTTCTCTGTTCCCGCGGGCTGAAAACGTTGGAACTGCGGGTGCGCGAGCAATCGCGCTCGGCGCTGGCCGTCGCGGAGTTCCTCCGCTCGCGCCCCAAAGTCAAGCGCGTGCTTTATCCAGGTCTTGCCGATCATCCGGGCCATACGATCGCGCAGCGGCAGATGGACGATGGCTTCGGCGCCGTGCTGAGCTTCGAAGTCACCGGCGGCTTTGCGATGGCCAAAAAGGTGGTCGAAAGCACGAAGCTCTTTCAACTGGCGGTCAGCCTGGGGGCCGTGGAATCGCTGATCGAGCAGCCCGCGGCCATGTCGCACGCCAGTTACGATCGCCAGCAACGTCTGGCCGAGGGGATCGGAGACGACCTCATTCGTCTGAGCGTCGGGCTGGAAGCGTTCGAGGATCTCCGTGATGATCTCGACCAGGCGTTGCGCGAAAGTTGA
- a CDS encoding aminotransferase class I/II-fold pyridoxal phosphate-dependent enzyme, whose protein sequence is MTPNSSGDPSRWQPSTLAIHAGEERQKPANAISDPIFCSSTYTFADTQAVIDFIEKKLPREEYGRYGNPSEKVVERKLAAMEGGQEALLFSTGMAAIVGLLMSRLNAGDEVIFFDECYHRSREFCVKHLSRFGVVTRQVRACDYEAMEAAITPKTRLLVSESPTNPHLSVVDLERYAALGQRHGIETLIDATLGTPYNVRPLAAGIDYVLHSATKYLGGHNDLLAGVIIGSAEKIEPVRKLRGILGAINSPHNIQLLLRGLKTFELRMQRHNENGLAVARFLENHPKIERVYYPGLETHAHYEVARRTMRGFGGLVTFLVRDADWRRTAAVVDAVRIPRIGPSLGGVESLIEQPLVMSYYECSPEERRCFGIPDNMIRLACGIENASDLIADLDQALERA, encoded by the coding sequence ATGACACCGAATTCCTCCGGCGACCCCTCGCGGTGGCAACCTTCGACGCTGGCGATTCACGCCGGCGAAGAGCGGCAGAAGCCGGCCAACGCCATCAGCGACCCGATCTTTTGTTCGTCGACGTACACCTTCGCCGACACCCAGGCCGTCATCGACTTCATCGAAAAGAAGCTGCCGCGCGAAGAATACGGCCGCTACGGCAACCCCAGCGAGAAAGTGGTCGAGCGCAAGCTGGCCGCCATGGAAGGCGGGCAAGAGGCGCTGCTGTTTTCGACCGGCATGGCGGCCATCGTCGGACTGCTCATGTCTCGGCTGAACGCCGGAGACGAGGTCATCTTCTTCGACGAGTGTTACCACCGCAGCCGCGAGTTTTGCGTCAAGCACCTCTCGCGGTTCGGCGTCGTCACGCGGCAAGTGCGGGCCTGCGACTATGAAGCGATGGAAGCCGCCATCACGCCCAAGACGCGCCTGCTGGTCAGCGAATCGCCGACCAATCCGCACCTGAGCGTGGTCGATTTGGAGCGCTACGCCGCGTTGGGCCAGCGGCACGGCATCGAAACGCTGATCGACGCCACGCTGGGCACGCCCTACAACGTGCGGCCCTTGGCGGCCGGCATCGACTACGTGTTGCATTCGGCCACCAAGTACCTGGGCGGCCACAACGACTTGCTGGCCGGGGTCATTATCGGCTCGGCGGAAAAGATCGAGCCGGTCCGCAAGCTGCGGGGCATTTTGGGGGCCATCAATTCGCCGCACAACATCCAGCTTCTGCTGCGCGGCCTGAAGACGTTCGAGCTGCGCATGCAGCGGCACAACGAAAACGGTCTGGCGGTGGCCCGCTTTCTGGAGAACCACCCCAAGATCGAAAGGGTCTATTATCCGGGGCTGGAGACGCACGCTCATTATGAAGTTGCCCGGCGGACGATGCGCGGTTTCGGAGGGCTGGTGACGTTTCTGGTCCGCGACGCCGATTGGCGGCGCACCGCGGCCGTGGTTGATGCCGTGCGCATTCCGCGCATCGGACCCAGCTTGGGCGGCGTGGAGTCGTTGATCGAACAACCGCTGGTGATGAGTTACTATGAGTGTTCGCCCGAAGAGCGCCGCTGCTTTGGCATTCCCGACAACATGATTCGCCTGGCCTGCGGCATTGAGAACGCGTCGGACCTGATCGCCGACCTGGACCAGGCGCTCGAACGGGCTTGA